In one window of Synchiropus splendidus isolate RoL2022-P1 chromosome 15, RoL_Sspl_1.0, whole genome shotgun sequence DNA:
- the cmtm7 gene encoding CKLF-like MARVEL transmembrane domain-containing protein 7 isoform X1 yields the protein MSHTVITTSTTTARTSGSDGCLNMGYTRTIPGLLKIGQMLALLVTFLCVHCAYGWPSWAAFQYFEVVALWFFVVLLVFFLMHLFRLQGKMPCINWPLTEFFHYALGTILVLIASIIGAVKASGVSALVVATVFGFIATFLMSVSLWTTYSVSCGSQPTGAAV from the exons ATGTCTCATACCGTCATCACGACCTCCACGACCACCGCCAGGACATCCGGTTCGGACGGCTGCCTCAACATGGGTTACACCCGAACCATCCCGGGACTACTGAAAATCGGACAGATG CTGGCCCTGCTGGTCACCTTCCTGTGCGTCCACTGCGCGTACGGCTGGCCCAGCTGGGCCGCCTTCCAGTACTTTGAGGTCGTGGCCCTGTGGTTCTTTGTGGTGCTGCTCGTCTTCTTTCTCATGCACTTGTTCCGACTGCAGGGCAAGATGCCGTGCATCAACTGGCCGCTTACG gagtTCTTCCACTACGCCCTCGGCACCATCCTCGTGCTCATCGCCTCCATCATTGGTGCGGTGAAGGCCAGCGGGGTGTCTGCTCTGGTCGTCGCAACG GTCTTCGGGTTCATCGCCACCTTCCTGATGTCGGTCAGTCTGTGGACGACCTACAGCGTGTCCTGCGGCTCCCAGCCCACCG GTGCAGCCGTGTAG
- the cmtm7 gene encoding CKLF-like MARVEL transmembrane domain-containing protein 7 isoform X2 codes for MSHTVITTSTTTARTSGSDGCLNMGYTRTIPGLLKIGQMLALLVTFLCVHCAYGWPSWAAFQYFEGKMPCINWPLTEFFHYALGTILVLIASIIGAVKASGVSALVVATVFGFIATFLMSVSLWTTYSVSCGSQPTGAAV; via the exons ATGTCTCATACCGTCATCACGACCTCCACGACCACCGCCAGGACATCCGGTTCGGACGGCTGCCTCAACATGGGTTACACCCGAACCATCCCGGGACTACTGAAAATCGGACAGATG CTGGCCCTGCTGGTCACCTTCCTGTGCGTCCACTGCGCGTACGGCTGGCCCAGCTGGGCCGCCTTCCAGTACTTTGAG GGCAAGATGCCGTGCATCAACTGGCCGCTTACG gagtTCTTCCACTACGCCCTCGGCACCATCCTCGTGCTCATCGCCTCCATCATTGGTGCGGTGAAGGCCAGCGGGGTGTCTGCTCTGGTCGTCGCAACG GTCTTCGGGTTCATCGCCACCTTCCTGATGTCGGTCAGTCTGTGGACGACCTACAGCGTGTCCTGCGGCTCCCAGCCCACCG GTGCAGCCGTGTAG
- the siglec15l gene encoding sialic acid binding Ig-like lectin 15, like isoform X1, with translation MKALVLLLLWTLSSAALSNYFDLLDALGSSGDSMNPHSQSVFNMSTCEEVHTMRGDNALLNCSFTHPRFGSYLGRITVKWMARDPTTHPFFTCSVNNSSDADVSKCSYPGYKYALAGDPRQGALSLLIKDVTPVDEEVYFCRVEFEDEGGTSRGINLRIGGETHFLSLQTQVTAGSVTVTTASSHWQLIGVLILSVKPQILILKELNGTRNGRSLECVAEGKPPPHISWFSKSKCQLDGLIDAKRSGPARVTSYVWSDQDDRITCRAENPLGRAEQAYPPRSALVLTVRVAVFGVVLLVTVALVVCKLRPVGCSDSQHSRCPSGEDPQAIPLDFSPIYQNQAGESNSYLPTLLLLSFRRNVCPTQTPHPQSHIRLKSQICIWKENVHFFMHCTCFIVNNNHTLQFERQNSSDLRVSVGLCFDVCSNVVWWLTPAVHHQALQFPAGGAVGPGPVSETSDHGERGFSLSLETGVLYFSGLLHCGRPPVSRVTWTTRGTEDYMFN, from the exons TTGATGCTCTGGGCTCCAGTGGCGACTCCATGAATCCAC ATTCTCAGTCTGTCTTCAACATGAGCACATGTGAGGAGGTCCACACCATGAGAGGAGATAACGCCCTCCTCAACTGCTCCTTCACCCACCCGAGATTTGGCAGCTACTTGGGCCGCATCACTGTCAAGTGGATGGCTAGAGACCCCACAACTCATCCGTTCTTCACCTGCTCCGTCAACAACTCCTCAGATGCAGATGTCAGCAAGTGTTCTTATCCTGGATATAAGTACGCACTAGCAGGTGACCCTCGCCAGGGGGCTCTGTCGCTCCTCATCAAAGACGTCACGCCGGTGGATGAGGAGGTGTATTTCTGCAGAGTagagtttgaggatgaaggtggCACCAGCAGAGGGATCAACCTCAGAATAGGAGGTGAGACTCACTTCCTGAGTCTCCAGACACAAGTGACAGCCGGGTCCGTCACCGTGACGACAGCATCTTCCCACTGGCAGTTGATTGGCGTTTTAATTCTTTCAGTGAAGCCTCAAATCCTGATTCTGAAGGAGTTGAATGGAACCAGGAATGGTCGGTCGCTGGAGTGTGTGGCGGAGGGAAAGCCACCTCCTCATATCTCCTGGTTCTCAAAGTCAAAATGTCAGCTGGACGGTCTGATTGACGCCAAAAGATCTGGACCCGCCCGGGTGACCAGCTACGTCTGGTCCGACCAAGACGACCGGATTACGTGCCGGGCTGAGAACCCTCTGGGCCGGGCCGAGCAGGCCTACCCACCAAGGAGCGCTCTGGTTCTGACCGTCAGAGTTGCCGTGTTCGGAGTGGTGCTGCTGGTGACAGTGGCACTTGTTGTCTGCAAACTACGGCCTG TCGGCTGCTCTGACTCCCAGCATTCCAGGTGTCCGTCTGGAGAAGATCCTCAAG CAATTCCACTGGACTTCTCACCCATCTACCAGAACCAGGCCGGTGAGTCCAACTCTTATTTGCCTACCCTGCTCTTGCTCAGTTTTAGGAGAAATGTTTGTCCCACACAGACACCACATCCTCAATCACACATCAGATTAAAATCTCAAATTTGTATTTGGAAAGAAaacgtccattttttcatgcacTGCACTTGTTTTATTGTTAACAATAATCATACATTACAGTTTGAGAGGCAAAACAGTTCTGACCTCAGAGTCTCagttggtttgtgttttgacgTTTGTTCAAATGTGGTTTGGTGGCTCACTCCTGCAGTCCACCACCAGGCCCTTCAGTTTCCTGCGGGTGGCGCTGTGGGTCCTGGTCCAGTAAGTGAGACGTCAGATCATGGAGAGAGAGGCTTTTCACTTTCATTGGAGACTGGTGTTTTGTACTTTTCAGGACTTCTGCACTGTGGACGTCCACCCGTGAGCAGGGTCACCTGGACCACCAGGGGGACGGAAGACTACATGTTTAattga
- the siglec15l gene encoding sialic acid binding Ig-like lectin 15, like isoform X2 → MKALVLLLLWTLSSAALSNYFDLLDALGSSGDSMNPHSQSVFNMSTCEEVHTMRGDNALLNCSFTHPRFGSYLGRITVKWMARDPTTHPFFTCSVNNSSDADVSKCSYPGYKYALAGDPRQGALSLLIKDVTPVDEEVYFCRVEFEDEGGTSRGINLRIGVKPQILILKELNGTRNGRSLECVAEGKPPPHISWFSKSKCQLDGLIDAKRSGPARVTSYVWSDQDDRITCRAENPLGRAEQAYPPRSALVLTVRVAVFGVVLLVTVALVVCKLRPVGCSDSQHSRCPSGEDPQAIPLDFSPIYQNQAGESNSYLPTLLLLSFRRNVCPTQTPHPQSHIRLKSQICIWKENVHFFMHCTCFIVNNNHTLQFERQNSSDLRVSVGLCFDVCSNVVWWLTPAVHHQALQFPAGGAVGPGPVSETSDHGERGFSLSLETGVLYFSGLLHCGRPPVSRVTWTTRGTEDYMFN, encoded by the exons TTGATGCTCTGGGCTCCAGTGGCGACTCCATGAATCCAC ATTCTCAGTCTGTCTTCAACATGAGCACATGTGAGGAGGTCCACACCATGAGAGGAGATAACGCCCTCCTCAACTGCTCCTTCACCCACCCGAGATTTGGCAGCTACTTGGGCCGCATCACTGTCAAGTGGATGGCTAGAGACCCCACAACTCATCCGTTCTTCACCTGCTCCGTCAACAACTCCTCAGATGCAGATGTCAGCAAGTGTTCTTATCCTGGATATAAGTACGCACTAGCAGGTGACCCTCGCCAGGGGGCTCTGTCGCTCCTCATCAAAGACGTCACGCCGGTGGATGAGGAGGTGTATTTCTGCAGAGTagagtttgaggatgaaggtggCACCAGCAGAGGGATCAACCTCAGAATAGGAG TGAAGCCTCAAATCCTGATTCTGAAGGAGTTGAATGGAACCAGGAATGGTCGGTCGCTGGAGTGTGTGGCGGAGGGAAAGCCACCTCCTCATATCTCCTGGTTCTCAAAGTCAAAATGTCAGCTGGACGGTCTGATTGACGCCAAAAGATCTGGACCCGCCCGGGTGACCAGCTACGTCTGGTCCGACCAAGACGACCGGATTACGTGCCGGGCTGAGAACCCTCTGGGCCGGGCCGAGCAGGCCTACCCACCAAGGAGCGCTCTGGTTCTGACCGTCAGAGTTGCCGTGTTCGGAGTGGTGCTGCTGGTGACAGTGGCACTTGTTGTCTGCAAACTACGGCCTG TCGGCTGCTCTGACTCCCAGCATTCCAGGTGTCCGTCTGGAGAAGATCCTCAAG CAATTCCACTGGACTTCTCACCCATCTACCAGAACCAGGCCGGTGAGTCCAACTCTTATTTGCCTACCCTGCTCTTGCTCAGTTTTAGGAGAAATGTTTGTCCCACACAGACACCACATCCTCAATCACACATCAGATTAAAATCTCAAATTTGTATTTGGAAAGAAaacgtccattttttcatgcacTGCACTTGTTTTATTGTTAACAATAATCATACATTACAGTTTGAGAGGCAAAACAGTTCTGACCTCAGAGTCTCagttggtttgtgttttgacgTTTGTTCAAATGTGGTTTGGTGGCTCACTCCTGCAGTCCACCACCAGGCCCTTCAGTTTCCTGCGGGTGGCGCTGTGGGTCCTGGTCCAGTAAGTGAGACGTCAGATCATGGAGAGAGAGGCTTTTCACTTTCATTGGAGACTGGTGTTTTGTACTTTTCAGGACTTCTGCACTGTGGACGTCCACCCGTGAGCAGGGTCACCTGGACCACCAGGGGGACGGAAGACTACATGTTTAattga
- the siglec15l gene encoding sialic acid binding Ig-like lectin 15, like isoform X7, with translation MKALVLLLLWTLSSAALSNYFDLLDALGSSGDSMNPHSQSVFNMSTCEEVHTMRGDNALLNCSFTHPRFGSYLGRITVKWMARDPTTHPFFTCSVNNSSDADVSKCSYPGYKYALAGDPRQGALSLLIKDVTPVDEEVYFCRVEFEDEGGTSRGINLRIGGETHFLSLQTQVTAGSVTVTTASSHWQLIGVLILSVKPQILILKELNGTRNGRSLECVAEGKPPPHISWFSKSKCQLDGLIDAKRSGPARVTSYVWSDQDDRITCRAENPLGRAEQAYPPRSALVLTVRVAVFGVVLLVTVALVVCKLRPVGCSDSQHSRCPSGEDPQAIPLDFSPIYQNQAGLLHCGRPPVSRVTWTTRGTEDYMFN, from the exons TTGATGCTCTGGGCTCCAGTGGCGACTCCATGAATCCAC ATTCTCAGTCTGTCTTCAACATGAGCACATGTGAGGAGGTCCACACCATGAGAGGAGATAACGCCCTCCTCAACTGCTCCTTCACCCACCCGAGATTTGGCAGCTACTTGGGCCGCATCACTGTCAAGTGGATGGCTAGAGACCCCACAACTCATCCGTTCTTCACCTGCTCCGTCAACAACTCCTCAGATGCAGATGTCAGCAAGTGTTCTTATCCTGGATATAAGTACGCACTAGCAGGTGACCCTCGCCAGGGGGCTCTGTCGCTCCTCATCAAAGACGTCACGCCGGTGGATGAGGAGGTGTATTTCTGCAGAGTagagtttgaggatgaaggtggCACCAGCAGAGGGATCAACCTCAGAATAGGAGGTGAGACTCACTTCCTGAGTCTCCAGACACAAGTGACAGCCGGGTCCGTCACCGTGACGACAGCATCTTCCCACTGGCAGTTGATTGGCGTTTTAATTCTTTCAGTGAAGCCTCAAATCCTGATTCTGAAGGAGTTGAATGGAACCAGGAATGGTCGGTCGCTGGAGTGTGTGGCGGAGGGAAAGCCACCTCCTCATATCTCCTGGTTCTCAAAGTCAAAATGTCAGCTGGACGGTCTGATTGACGCCAAAAGATCTGGACCCGCCCGGGTGACCAGCTACGTCTGGTCCGACCAAGACGACCGGATTACGTGCCGGGCTGAGAACCCTCTGGGCCGGGCCGAGCAGGCCTACCCACCAAGGAGCGCTCTGGTTCTGACCGTCAGAGTTGCCGTGTTCGGAGTGGTGCTGCTGGTGACAGTGGCACTTGTTGTCTGCAAACTACGGCCTG TCGGCTGCTCTGACTCCCAGCATTCCAGGTGTCCGTCTGGAGAAGATCCTCAAG CAATTCCACTGGACTTCTCACCCATCTACCAGAACCAGGCCG GACTTCTGCACTGTGGACGTCCACCCGTGAGCAGGGTCACCTGGACCACCAGGGGGACGGAAGACTACATGTTTAattga
- the siglec15l gene encoding sialic acid binding Ig-like lectin 15, like isoform X5 produces the protein MKALVLLLLWTLSSAALSNYFDLLDALGSSGDSMNPHSQSVFNMSTCEEVHTMRGDNALLNCSFTHPRFGSYLGRITVKWMARDPTTHPFFTCSVNNSSDADVSKCSYPGYKYALAGDPRQGALSLLIKDVTPVDEEVYFCRVEFEDEGGTSRGINLRIGGETHFLSLQTQVTAGSVTVTTASSHWQLIGVLILSVKPQILILKELNGTRNGRSLECVAEGKPPPHISWFSKSKCQLDGLIDAKRSGPARVTSYVWSDQDDRITCRAENPLGRAEQAYPPRSALVLTVRVAVFGVVLLVTVALVVCKLRPVGCSDSQHSRCPSGEDPQAIPLDFSPIYQNQAVHHQALQFPAGGAVGPGPVSETSDHGERGFSLSLETGVLYFSGLLHCGRPPVSRVTWTTRGTEDYMFN, from the exons TTGATGCTCTGGGCTCCAGTGGCGACTCCATGAATCCAC ATTCTCAGTCTGTCTTCAACATGAGCACATGTGAGGAGGTCCACACCATGAGAGGAGATAACGCCCTCCTCAACTGCTCCTTCACCCACCCGAGATTTGGCAGCTACTTGGGCCGCATCACTGTCAAGTGGATGGCTAGAGACCCCACAACTCATCCGTTCTTCACCTGCTCCGTCAACAACTCCTCAGATGCAGATGTCAGCAAGTGTTCTTATCCTGGATATAAGTACGCACTAGCAGGTGACCCTCGCCAGGGGGCTCTGTCGCTCCTCATCAAAGACGTCACGCCGGTGGATGAGGAGGTGTATTTCTGCAGAGTagagtttgaggatgaaggtggCACCAGCAGAGGGATCAACCTCAGAATAGGAGGTGAGACTCACTTCCTGAGTCTCCAGACACAAGTGACAGCCGGGTCCGTCACCGTGACGACAGCATCTTCCCACTGGCAGTTGATTGGCGTTTTAATTCTTTCAGTGAAGCCTCAAATCCTGATTCTGAAGGAGTTGAATGGAACCAGGAATGGTCGGTCGCTGGAGTGTGTGGCGGAGGGAAAGCCACCTCCTCATATCTCCTGGTTCTCAAAGTCAAAATGTCAGCTGGACGGTCTGATTGACGCCAAAAGATCTGGACCCGCCCGGGTGACCAGCTACGTCTGGTCCGACCAAGACGACCGGATTACGTGCCGGGCTGAGAACCCTCTGGGCCGGGCCGAGCAGGCCTACCCACCAAGGAGCGCTCTGGTTCTGACCGTCAGAGTTGCCGTGTTCGGAGTGGTGCTGCTGGTGACAGTGGCACTTGTTGTCTGCAAACTACGGCCTG TCGGCTGCTCTGACTCCCAGCATTCCAGGTGTCCGTCTGGAGAAGATCCTCAAG CAATTCCACTGGACTTCTCACCCATCTACCAGAACCAGGCCG TCCACCACCAGGCCCTTCAGTTTCCTGCGGGTGGCGCTGTGGGTCCTGGTCCAGTAAGTGAGACGTCAGATCATGGAGAGAGAGGCTTTTCACTTTCATTGGAGACTGGTGTTTTGTACTTTTCAGGACTTCTGCACTGTGGACGTCCACCCGTGAGCAGGGTCACCTGGACCACCAGGGGGACGGAAGACTACATGTTTAattga
- the siglec15l gene encoding sialic acid binding Ig-like lectin 15, like isoform X4: protein MSTCEEVHTMRGDNALLNCSFTHPRFGSYLGRITVKWMARDPTTHPFFTCSVNNSSDADVSKCSYPGYKYALAGDPRQGALSLLIKDVTPVDEEVYFCRVEFEDEGGTSRGINLRIGGETHFLSLQTQVTAGSVTVTTASSHWQLIGVLILSVKPQILILKELNGTRNGRSLECVAEGKPPPHISWFSKSKCQLDGLIDAKRSGPARVTSYVWSDQDDRITCRAENPLGRAEQAYPPRSALVLTVRVAVFGVVLLVTVALVVCKLRPVGCSDSQHSRCPSGEDPQAIPLDFSPIYQNQAGESNSYLPTLLLLSFRRNVCPTQTPHPQSHIRLKSQICIWKENVHFFMHCTCFIVNNNHTLQFERQNSSDLRVSVGLCFDVCSNVVWWLTPAVHHQALQFPAGGAVGPGPVSETSDHGERGFSLSLETGVLYFSGLLHCGRPPVSRVTWTTRGTEDYMFN from the exons ATGAGCACATGTGAGGAGGTCCACACCATGAGAGGAGATAACGCCCTCCTCAACTGCTCCTTCACCCACCCGAGATTTGGCAGCTACTTGGGCCGCATCACTGTCAAGTGGATGGCTAGAGACCCCACAACTCATCCGTTCTTCACCTGCTCCGTCAACAACTCCTCAGATGCAGATGTCAGCAAGTGTTCTTATCCTGGATATAAGTACGCACTAGCAGGTGACCCTCGCCAGGGGGCTCTGTCGCTCCTCATCAAAGACGTCACGCCGGTGGATGAGGAGGTGTATTTCTGCAGAGTagagtttgaggatgaaggtggCACCAGCAGAGGGATCAACCTCAGAATAGGAGGTGAGACTCACTTCCTGAGTCTCCAGACACAAGTGACAGCCGGGTCCGTCACCGTGACGACAGCATCTTCCCACTGGCAGTTGATTGGCGTTTTAATTCTTTCAGTGAAGCCTCAAATCCTGATTCTGAAGGAGTTGAATGGAACCAGGAATGGTCGGTCGCTGGAGTGTGTGGCGGAGGGAAAGCCACCTCCTCATATCTCCTGGTTCTCAAAGTCAAAATGTCAGCTGGACGGTCTGATTGACGCCAAAAGATCTGGACCCGCCCGGGTGACCAGCTACGTCTGGTCCGACCAAGACGACCGGATTACGTGCCGGGCTGAGAACCCTCTGGGCCGGGCCGAGCAGGCCTACCCACCAAGGAGCGCTCTGGTTCTGACCGTCAGAGTTGCCGTGTTCGGAGTGGTGCTGCTGGTGACAGTGGCACTTGTTGTCTGCAAACTACGGCCTG TCGGCTGCTCTGACTCCCAGCATTCCAGGTGTCCGTCTGGAGAAGATCCTCAAG CAATTCCACTGGACTTCTCACCCATCTACCAGAACCAGGCCGGTGAGTCCAACTCTTATTTGCCTACCCTGCTCTTGCTCAGTTTTAGGAGAAATGTTTGTCCCACACAGACACCACATCCTCAATCACACATCAGATTAAAATCTCAAATTTGTATTTGGAAAGAAaacgtccattttttcatgcacTGCACTTGTTTTATTGTTAACAATAATCATACATTACAGTTTGAGAGGCAAAACAGTTCTGACCTCAGAGTCTCagttggtttgtgttttgacgTTTGTTCAAATGTGGTTTGGTGGCTCACTCCTGCAGTCCACCACCAGGCCCTTCAGTTTCCTGCGGGTGGCGCTGTGGGTCCTGGTCCAGTAAGTGAGACGTCAGATCATGGAGAGAGAGGCTTTTCACTTTCATTGGAGACTGGTGTTTTGTACTTTTCAGGACTTCTGCACTGTGGACGTCCACCCGTGAGCAGGGTCACCTGGACCACCAGGGGGACGGAAGACTACATGTTTAattga
- the siglec15l gene encoding sialic acid binding Ig-like lectin 15, like isoform X6: MKALVLLLLWTLSSAALSNYFDLLDALGSSGDSMNPHSQSVFNMSTCEEVHTMRGDNALLNCSFTHPRFGSYLGRITVKWMARDPTTHPFFTCSVNNSSDADVSKCSYPGYKYALAGDPRQGALSLLIKDVTPVDEEVYFCRVEFEDEGGTSRGINLRIGGETHFLSLQTQVTAGSVTVTTASSHWQLIGVLILSVKPQILILKELNGTRNGRSLECVAEGKPPPHISWFSKSKCQLDGLIDAKRSGPARVTSYVWSDQDDRITCRAENPLGRAEQAYPPRSALVLTVRVAVFGVVLLVTVALVVCKLRPVGCSDSQHSRCPSGEDPQAIPLDFSPIYQNQAVHHQALQFPAGGAVGPGPDFCTVDVHP, from the exons TTGATGCTCTGGGCTCCAGTGGCGACTCCATGAATCCAC ATTCTCAGTCTGTCTTCAACATGAGCACATGTGAGGAGGTCCACACCATGAGAGGAGATAACGCCCTCCTCAACTGCTCCTTCACCCACCCGAGATTTGGCAGCTACTTGGGCCGCATCACTGTCAAGTGGATGGCTAGAGACCCCACAACTCATCCGTTCTTCACCTGCTCCGTCAACAACTCCTCAGATGCAGATGTCAGCAAGTGTTCTTATCCTGGATATAAGTACGCACTAGCAGGTGACCCTCGCCAGGGGGCTCTGTCGCTCCTCATCAAAGACGTCACGCCGGTGGATGAGGAGGTGTATTTCTGCAGAGTagagtttgaggatgaaggtggCACCAGCAGAGGGATCAACCTCAGAATAGGAGGTGAGACTCACTTCCTGAGTCTCCAGACACAAGTGACAGCCGGGTCCGTCACCGTGACGACAGCATCTTCCCACTGGCAGTTGATTGGCGTTTTAATTCTTTCAGTGAAGCCTCAAATCCTGATTCTGAAGGAGTTGAATGGAACCAGGAATGGTCGGTCGCTGGAGTGTGTGGCGGAGGGAAAGCCACCTCCTCATATCTCCTGGTTCTCAAAGTCAAAATGTCAGCTGGACGGTCTGATTGACGCCAAAAGATCTGGACCCGCCCGGGTGACCAGCTACGTCTGGTCCGACCAAGACGACCGGATTACGTGCCGGGCTGAGAACCCTCTGGGCCGGGCCGAGCAGGCCTACCCACCAAGGAGCGCTCTGGTTCTGACCGTCAGAGTTGCCGTGTTCGGAGTGGTGCTGCTGGTGACAGTGGCACTTGTTGTCTGCAAACTACGGCCTG TCGGCTGCTCTGACTCCCAGCATTCCAGGTGTCCGTCTGGAGAAGATCCTCAAG CAATTCCACTGGACTTCTCACCCATCTACCAGAACCAGGCCG TCCACCACCAGGCCCTTCAGTTTCCTGCGGGTGGCGCTGTGGGTCCTGGTCCA GACTTCTGCACTGTGGACGTCCACCCGTGA
- the siglec15l gene encoding sialic acid binding Ig-like lectin 15, like isoform X3, with amino-acid sequence MKALVLLLLWTLSSAALSNYFDLLDALGSSGDSMNPHSQSVFNMSTCEEVHTMRGDNALLNCSFTHPRFGSYLGRITVKWMARDPTTHPFFTCSVNNSSDADVSKCSYPGYKYALAGDPRQGALSLLIKDVTPVDEEVYFCRVEFEDEGGTSRGINLRIGGETHFLSLQTQVTAGSVTVTTASSHWQLIGVLILSVKPQILILKELNGTRNGRSLECVAEGKPPPHISWFSKSKCQLDGLIDAKRSGPARVTSYVWSDQDDRITCRAENPLGRAEQAYPPRSALVLTVRVAVFGVVLLVTVALVVCKLRPVGCSDSQHSRCPSGEDPQAIPLDFSPIYQNQAGESNSYLPTLLLLSFRRNVCPTQTPHPQSHIRLKSQICIWKENVHFFMHCTCFIVNNNHTLQFERQNSSDLRVSVGLCFDVCSNVVWWLTPAVHHQALQFPAGGAVGPGPDFCTVDVHP; translated from the exons TTGATGCTCTGGGCTCCAGTGGCGACTCCATGAATCCAC ATTCTCAGTCTGTCTTCAACATGAGCACATGTGAGGAGGTCCACACCATGAGAGGAGATAACGCCCTCCTCAACTGCTCCTTCACCCACCCGAGATTTGGCAGCTACTTGGGCCGCATCACTGTCAAGTGGATGGCTAGAGACCCCACAACTCATCCGTTCTTCACCTGCTCCGTCAACAACTCCTCAGATGCAGATGTCAGCAAGTGTTCTTATCCTGGATATAAGTACGCACTAGCAGGTGACCCTCGCCAGGGGGCTCTGTCGCTCCTCATCAAAGACGTCACGCCGGTGGATGAGGAGGTGTATTTCTGCAGAGTagagtttgaggatgaaggtggCACCAGCAGAGGGATCAACCTCAGAATAGGAGGTGAGACTCACTTCCTGAGTCTCCAGACACAAGTGACAGCCGGGTCCGTCACCGTGACGACAGCATCTTCCCACTGGCAGTTGATTGGCGTTTTAATTCTTTCAGTGAAGCCTCAAATCCTGATTCTGAAGGAGTTGAATGGAACCAGGAATGGTCGGTCGCTGGAGTGTGTGGCGGAGGGAAAGCCACCTCCTCATATCTCCTGGTTCTCAAAGTCAAAATGTCAGCTGGACGGTCTGATTGACGCCAAAAGATCTGGACCCGCCCGGGTGACCAGCTACGTCTGGTCCGACCAAGACGACCGGATTACGTGCCGGGCTGAGAACCCTCTGGGCCGGGCCGAGCAGGCCTACCCACCAAGGAGCGCTCTGGTTCTGACCGTCAGAGTTGCCGTGTTCGGAGTGGTGCTGCTGGTGACAGTGGCACTTGTTGTCTGCAAACTACGGCCTG TCGGCTGCTCTGACTCCCAGCATTCCAGGTGTCCGTCTGGAGAAGATCCTCAAG CAATTCCACTGGACTTCTCACCCATCTACCAGAACCAGGCCGGTGAGTCCAACTCTTATTTGCCTACCCTGCTCTTGCTCAGTTTTAGGAGAAATGTTTGTCCCACACAGACACCACATCCTCAATCACACATCAGATTAAAATCTCAAATTTGTATTTGGAAAGAAaacgtccattttttcatgcacTGCACTTGTTTTATTGTTAACAATAATCATACATTACAGTTTGAGAGGCAAAACAGTTCTGACCTCAGAGTCTCagttggtttgtgttttgacgTTTGTTCAAATGTGGTTTGGTGGCTCACTCCTGCAGTCCACCACCAGGCCCTTCAGTTTCCTGCGGGTGGCGCTGTGGGTCCTGGTCCA GACTTCTGCACTGTGGACGTCCACCCGTGA